A region of Streptomyces halobius DNA encodes the following proteins:
- a CDS encoding trypsin-like serine peptidase has translation MPLIRRSTAVAAALAALLAVTATACGPSDDNASAAPDSSAADKDGGGLKLPKGVPTSIDDLKKWKDGGWQDWDNWARKASDFANPIIKDHWKPDRLAQAKAAPDVSVNATGAGSEYPATDPEPRAIRAEQVARPYHKHMAPVGKIFFDSPKGPKVCSGTIVEDPAHPGKSNLVWTAGHCVHSGKRGGWMRNIVFVPSFNDYGVPMSRVDRTPAQQVTPYGRFWADWITTSGEWIDMGSEETGNGGSAYDFAVLHVKPENGGTKSLQETVGAAARVWFNAPSADRISSLDAFGYPAAPPYDGARMMNCPARPGRLTMEQGTPAMHRIGCTMTGGTSGGGWFVNRGGKLTLVSNTSISSNAHTWLAGPHLGPEAERVFNGISRKFAGQ, from the coding sequence ATGCCACTCATACGCCGCTCCACCGCGGTTGCCGCCGCGCTGGCCGCCCTGCTCGCGGTCACCGCCACCGCCTGTGGTCCCAGTGACGACAACGCCTCGGCGGCGCCGGACAGTTCGGCCGCCGACAAGGACGGCGGCGGTCTCAAGCTTCCGAAGGGCGTACCGACCAGCATCGACGACCTGAAGAAGTGGAAGGACGGCGGCTGGCAGGACTGGGACAACTGGGCCCGTAAGGCGTCCGATTTCGCCAACCCGATCATCAAGGACCACTGGAAGCCGGACCGGCTGGCACAGGCCAAGGCCGCGCCGGACGTCAGCGTCAACGCCACCGGCGCGGGCAGCGAGTACCCCGCCACCGACCCGGAGCCGCGCGCGATCCGCGCCGAGCAGGTCGCCCGTCCCTACCACAAGCACATGGCGCCGGTCGGGAAGATCTTCTTCGACAGCCCGAAGGGCCCGAAGGTCTGCTCCGGCACGATCGTCGAGGACCCGGCGCACCCGGGCAAGTCCAACCTGGTATGGACGGCGGGCCACTGTGTGCACTCCGGCAAGCGGGGCGGCTGGATGCGGAACATCGTCTTCGTGCCGTCGTTCAACGACTACGGTGTGCCGATGAGCCGGGTCGACCGGACGCCGGCGCAGCAGGTCACGCCGTACGGCCGGTTCTGGGCCGACTGGATCACCACCTCCGGTGAGTGGATCGACATGGGCAGCGAGGAGACCGGCAACGGGGGCTCCGCGTACGACTTCGCGGTGCTGCATGTGAAGCCGGAGAACGGCGGCACCAAGTCCCTCCAGGAGACCGTCGGAGCGGCCGCCCGGGTCTGGTTCAACGCCCCGTCCGCGGACCGCATCAGCTCCCTGGACGCCTTCGGCTACCCCGCGGCACCGCCGTACGACGGCGCCCGCATGATGAACTGCCCCGCCCGCCCCGGCCGCCTCACGATGGAGCAGGGCACGCCCGCCATGCACCGCATCGGCTGCACGATGACGGGCGGCACGTCGGGCGGCGGCTGGTTCGTCAACCGCGGCGGCAAGCTGACCCTGGTGTCCAACACGTCGATCAGCTCCAACGCGCACACCTGGCTGGCGGGCCCGCACCTGGGCCCGGAGGCGGAACGCGTCTTCAACGGGATCAGCCGGAAGTTCGCGGGGCAGTAG
- a CDS encoding non-ribosomal peptide synthetase family protein, giving the protein MGVSQTTLPVLFEACADACPDAVALVTGNRTYTYAELNSGANRLARSLVSRGIGPEDFVAIALPRSEEMIVALLAVLKAGAAYFSIDPQQPAERVAFMVEEVRPKLVLTTTGSSALVPEDTDVPIMPLDVRSLFAENGEGADGDLADDERVAPLRSTHPIYVIYTSGSTGRPKGVVVTHGNLANLLTDLGERFGLTSGDRMLATSVLGFDMSGVEIFLPLVRGAGIVLAPSGANREPATVAELLRQGVTLAQGTPTWWAMLVEQIPDSLRGLRMLVGGEALPPTVATAMLELGREVVNLYGPTETTVWSTIAPLHEVSGPPPIGRPIANTEVHVLGPGLEPMPPGEVGELYIAGAGVARGYLNRPTLTEERFVVNPFDKDGSRMYRTGDLVRQSADGDLEFVGRADGQVKIRGHRVELGEIETAAVTHPLVSQAAVVMREDNPGDQRLVAYVVPATPAESEEAAREKVDEWQKVYDSVYTETDSAQPPLGEDFGVWKSSYDGQLLPMEHLREIQDDTATRLRALGARRVLDIGVGAGLTLARVAPHCEAYWGTDLSAPVIDNIRAQCDKDPALAEKVELRCQPADDLDGLPEDFFDLVIINSVIQHFPTVDYLVRVLTNAMDLIRPGGSVVVGDVRHLGLLRSLKTAIHLHRADERTDAAEVRRGVEHALALEKDLMMPPEFYVALADRMDSVAAVDMRLKPGRYHNEFTRYRYDVVLRKKSDGAEPAAASLGELPVLRWGQDIVELDQLAGRLGRPVSAPVRVSGIPNGRIANEIAAADRLAEGAAIGAVLSELRAEMRGVDPEELRVLAERLGYQAILTWSGSPDGSFDCVLVAADGPAFPVLSDLYRPGAEEKAPLASYANAPMRAGAADLPTASLRAHLAKTLPDYMIPAAFVRLDAVPFNANGKLDRAALPAPRPTTGSSGSPGRAPGNSMEETLCELFSQVLGVPQVGVDDNFFEFGNSILAVRLAGRIKQRIGVDLPVHEIFARPTAAALADLLISPDSGEEHAADVDLVEEAFLDPAISTVGSEPLDRDVVRAPRTVLLTGATGFVGSFVLRELLDSTDAQIYCLVRASEDTEAAVRVLDSLRGYGLADGVDPDRITAIAADLEKPLCGLSAPQFDMLAEQVDLIFHNGARVNLVDAYSRLRAANVGGTRELLRLAASKRVKPVHYVSATSALIGTANNPEPLVEDRRVDPDLMPAEGYARTKWVAEEMLRIARVRGIPSAVYRPAQIGGHTATGAVGVNDGLWHYIRACVEVGAVPNAGAGWAEVNLVPVDYVAKAYVRLALHPDSVGGEFNLTNPRTVRIHAIIDRIRAAGHPVEAVPYEDWMGRLQRHADVIADDRNSSVRATLALVSAAVDSLQLDDYDYDRTNTSRGLAESGIDCPTIDSLLLDRYIQYLVESGFLPAPSGRQD; this is encoded by the coding sequence GTGGGCGTTTCACAGACGACATTACCGGTACTGTTCGAAGCGTGTGCTGATGCCTGTCCTGACGCGGTGGCACTGGTCACCGGGAACCGCACATACACATATGCCGAGTTGAACTCCGGAGCCAATCGGCTGGCCCGCTCACTGGTCTCACGCGGCATCGGTCCCGAGGACTTCGTGGCTATCGCGCTGCCGAGGTCCGAGGAGATGATCGTGGCGCTCCTCGCGGTACTCAAAGCGGGGGCCGCGTACTTCTCGATCGATCCCCAGCAGCCCGCTGAGCGGGTCGCGTTCATGGTCGAGGAGGTACGCCCGAAACTGGTGTTGACCACGACCGGATCGAGCGCGCTCGTACCGGAAGACACCGATGTTCCGATCATGCCGCTCGACGTCCGGTCACTGTTCGCGGAGAACGGCGAGGGGGCCGATGGTGACCTGGCGGATGACGAGCGCGTCGCGCCGCTCCGGTCCACCCACCCTATTTACGTGATCTACACCTCCGGTTCGACCGGCCGGCCCAAGGGGGTCGTGGTCACCCATGGCAATCTGGCCAATCTGCTGACCGACCTGGGAGAACGGTTCGGCCTGACGTCCGGCGACCGGATGCTGGCCACCTCGGTCCTGGGCTTCGACATGTCCGGCGTGGAGATCTTCCTGCCGCTGGTGCGGGGGGCCGGCATCGTGCTCGCGCCCTCGGGCGCCAACCGCGAGCCGGCGACCGTGGCCGAACTGCTGCGGCAGGGCGTCACCCTCGCGCAGGGCACGCCGACATGGTGGGCGATGCTGGTCGAGCAGATTCCGGACAGCCTGCGTGGACTGCGCATGCTGGTCGGCGGCGAGGCGCTACCTCCGACGGTCGCCACCGCGATGCTCGAACTCGGTCGCGAAGTGGTGAATCTGTACGGGCCGACCGAGACCACCGTCTGGTCGACCATCGCGCCGCTGCACGAGGTCAGCGGCCCGCCGCCGATCGGGCGGCCGATCGCCAACACCGAGGTCCATGTCCTGGGTCCCGGGCTGGAGCCGATGCCACCGGGTGAGGTCGGTGAGTTGTACATCGCAGGAGCCGGGGTCGCGCGTGGATATCTGAATCGGCCAACCCTGACGGAGGAACGTTTCGTCGTCAATCCGTTCGATAAAGACGGGTCACGGATGTACCGCACGGGCGACCTGGTGCGCCAGTCCGCCGACGGCGACCTCGAATTCGTCGGCCGGGCCGATGGGCAGGTCAAGATCCGTGGCCACCGGGTCGAACTCGGTGAGATCGAAACGGCCGCGGTCACGCATCCGTTGGTCAGCCAGGCGGCGGTCGTGATGCGCGAGGACAACCCCGGTGACCAGCGGCTGGTGGCCTACGTGGTGCCGGCCACCCCAGCGGAGTCCGAAGAGGCGGCGCGGGAGAAGGTCGACGAGTGGCAGAAGGTGTACGACTCGGTCTACACCGAGACCGACTCGGCGCAGCCCCCGCTCGGTGAGGACTTCGGAGTCTGGAAGAGCAGCTACGACGGGCAGCTGCTCCCGATGGAGCACCTCAGGGAGATCCAGGACGACACAGCGACGCGGCTGCGGGCGCTGGGGGCGCGCAGGGTCCTGGACATCGGGGTGGGCGCCGGCCTGACGCTGGCCCGGGTGGCGCCGCACTGTGAGGCGTACTGGGGCACGGATCTCTCCGCTCCGGTCATCGACAACATCAGGGCCCAGTGCGACAAGGATCCCGCGCTGGCCGAGAAGGTCGAGCTGCGGTGCCAGCCGGCGGACGACCTCGACGGTCTGCCCGAGGACTTCTTCGACCTGGTCATCATCAACTCGGTGATCCAGCACTTTCCCACGGTCGACTACCTCGTGCGGGTCCTGACCAATGCGATGGACCTGATCCGCCCCGGCGGTTCCGTCGTCGTCGGGGACGTACGCCATCTCGGTCTGCTGCGTAGCCTGAAGACCGCGATTCACCTCCACCGTGCCGACGAACGGACGGATGCCGCCGAGGTACGGCGCGGCGTCGAGCACGCGCTGGCCCTGGAAAAAGACCTGATGATGCCCCCGGAGTTCTACGTCGCTCTCGCCGACCGGATGGACTCCGTCGCCGCTGTGGACATGCGCCTCAAGCCCGGGCGGTATCACAACGAGTTCACCCGGTACCGGTACGACGTCGTTCTGCGCAAGAAGTCGGACGGGGCCGAGCCCGCGGCCGCGTCGCTGGGTGAGCTGCCCGTCCTGCGGTGGGGGCAGGACATCGTCGAGCTGGACCAGTTGGCCGGCCGCCTGGGCCGTCCGGTGTCAGCGCCGGTCCGCGTCTCGGGAATTCCGAACGGACGCATCGCCAACGAGATCGCCGCCGCCGACCGTCTCGCCGAGGGCGCGGCCATCGGCGCGGTGCTGTCCGAGCTGCGTGCCGAGATGCGCGGTGTCGATCCCGAGGAACTCCGTGTCCTGGCCGAGCGGTTGGGATATCAGGCCATCCTCACCTGGTCCGGGTCCCCGGACGGCAGCTTCGACTGCGTCCTGGTCGCCGCCGACGGGCCCGCCTTCCCGGTGCTGTCCGATCTCTACCGGCCCGGAGCCGAGGAGAAGGCACCGCTGGCCTCCTACGCCAACGCGCCGATGCGGGCCGGCGCGGCCGACCTGCCGACCGCCTCGTTGCGGGCACACCTGGCCAAGACGCTCCCGGACTACATGATTCCCGCGGCCTTCGTGCGGCTGGACGCCGTGCCGTTCAACGCGAACGGGAAGCTCGACCGCGCGGCGCTGCCGGCACCGCGGCCGACGACCGGCTCTTCGGGCTCTCCGGGTCGCGCGCCGGGCAACTCGATGGAGGAGACGCTGTGTGAACTGTTCAGTCAGGTGCTCGGGGTGCCGCAGGTCGGGGTCGACGACAACTTCTTCGAGTTCGGCAACAGCATCCTCGCGGTCCGCCTGGCCGGCCGGATAAAGCAGCGGATCGGTGTCGACCTGCCGGTGCACGAGATATTCGCCAGGCCGACCGCGGCCGCACTCGCGGATCTGCTCATCAGCCCGGACTCCGGCGAGGAACACGCCGCCGATGTGGACCTCGTCGAGGAAGCCTTCCTCGACCCGGCCATATCGACTGTGGGCAGTGAGCCGCTGGACCGGGACGTGGTCCGTGCTCCGCGCACGGTCCTGTTGACCGGTGCGACCGGCTTCGTCGGATCGTTCGTGCTCAGGGAGCTTCTCGACAGCACGGACGCCCAGATCTACTGCCTGGTGCGCGCCAGCGAGGACACCGAGGCGGCGGTTCGCGTTCTGGACAGCTTGCGCGGCTACGGTCTGGCAGACGGTGTGGATCCCGACCGGATCACCGCCATCGCCGCTGACCTGGAAAAGCCCCTGTGCGGGTTGTCGGCACCGCAGTTCGACATGCTGGCCGAGCAGGTTGACCTGATCTTCCACAATGGTGCAAGGGTCAATCTGGTCGACGCTTACAGCCGGCTCAGGGCGGCCAACGTCGGGGGCACCCGGGAGCTGTTGCGGCTGGCCGCAAGCAAGCGGGTCAAGCCGGTGCACTACGTCTCCGCGACGAGCGCGCTGATCGGGACGGCGAACAACCCGGAGCCCCTGGTCGAGGACCGGCGGGTCGATCCGGATCTGATGCCCGCCGAGGGCTATGCGCGCACCAAATGGGTGGCCGAGGAAATGCTCCGCATCGCGCGTGTGCGCGGCATTCCCTCGGCGGTGTACCGGCCTGCGCAGATCGGTGGCCACACGGCCACGGGTGCCGTGGGAGTCAATGACGGACTGTGGCACTACATCCGAGCCTGTGTCGAGGTCGGGGCCGTGCCGAACGCCGGTGCCGGATGGGCCGAGGTGAACCTGGTACCGGTCGACTACGTCGCCAAGGCTTATGTGCGACTCGCGCTGCATCCGGACTCGGTCGGCGGCGAGTTCAACCTGACCAATCCACGGACCGTCAGGATCCACGCGATCATCGACCGGATCCGCGCCGCCGGCCACCCCGTCGAGGCCGTGCCGTACGAGGACTGGATGGGCCGGCTCCAGCGTCACGCGGACGTCATCGCCGACGACCGGAACAGCTCGGTACGGGCGACCCTCGCCCTGGTCAGCGCGGCGGTGGATTCACTTCAGCTCGATGATTACGACTACGACCGGACCAACACCTCGCGGGGTCTCGCCGAATCGGGCATTGACTGCCCCACAATCGATAGCCTCCTTCTCGACCGGTACATCCAGTACCTCGTTGAATCCGGTTTCCTGCCCGCACCGAGCGGGCGCCAGGACTGA
- a CDS encoding aldo/keto reductase family protein encodes MEHRHVGKSGLMVSEIAYGNWLTHGQQIDEDAAYACVGAALDAGITTFDTADMYADTRAEEVLGRALAQQRRAGLEISTKVYWPTGPGRNDRGLSRKHVLDSIDGSLRRLRTDYVDIYWAHQYDVETPLEETMEAFYDIVRAGKARYIGVSEWPAEDIRAAHRLARELRIPLIANQPQYSMLWRVIESEVIPACAELGMGQIVWSPLAQGVLTGKYLPGKQPPSGSRGADTEGRQWLDPFMRDEVLSRVQRLRPLAESAGLTQAQLAVAWTLQNPDVASAIVGASHPKQLIDTTAVAGVALDQELCKQIDEILDPVVERDPARTARQEPRP; translated from the coding sequence ATGGAGCACCGTCATGTCGGTAAAAGCGGGCTGATGGTCAGCGAGATCGCGTACGGTAACTGGCTCACCCATGGCCAGCAGATCGACGAGGATGCCGCGTACGCCTGTGTGGGGGCGGCACTCGACGCGGGAATTACCACCTTCGACACCGCCGATATGTACGCGGACACCCGAGCCGAGGAGGTATTGGGGCGGGCACTGGCCCAGCAGCGGCGGGCCGGGCTGGAAATCAGCACCAAGGTCTACTGGCCGACCGGACCCGGACGTAACGACCGCGGCCTGTCCCGGAAACACGTACTGGACTCGATCGACGGATCACTGCGCCGCCTGCGCACCGATTACGTGGACATTTACTGGGCCCACCAATACGACGTCGAAACGCCGCTCGAAGAGACGATGGAGGCGTTCTACGACATTGTCCGGGCGGGTAAGGCCCGCTATATCGGGGTGTCCGAGTGGCCCGCCGAGGACATCCGCGCCGCACACCGGCTCGCCCGGGAACTGCGCATTCCGCTGATCGCCAACCAGCCGCAGTACTCCATGCTGTGGCGGGTCATCGAATCCGAGGTGATTCCCGCCTGTGCGGAGCTGGGCATGGGACAGATCGTCTGGTCGCCGCTCGCGCAGGGCGTGCTGACCGGCAAGTATCTGCCAGGCAAGCAGCCGCCCTCCGGATCGCGCGGCGCCGATACGGAGGGACGGCAGTGGCTGGATCCGTTCATGCGCGACGAGGTGCTCAGCCGGGTGCAGCGGCTCCGGCCGCTGGCCGAGTCGGCCGGGTTGACGCAGGCGCAGCTCGCGGTGGCGTGGACGTTGCAGAACCCCGATGTCGCCTCCGCGATCGTCGGCGCGTCCCACCCGAAGCAACTGATCGACACCACCGCAGTGGCAGGTGTCGCCCTGGATCAGGAATTGTGCAAGCAGATCGACGAAATACTGGATCCGGTCGTCGAACGAGATCCGGCCCGGACCGCTCGACAGGAACCGCGCCCATGA